CGGCGCCGCCGGCGTAGTAGTCGTAGACGCCGGGCTCCAGCACCCCCCGCGCCTCGCGCTCGAGCCGGTCCAGGTCGAGGAAGGGCGGGTCGCGGTCCGGGTCGTCGGGGAGGGGCTCCTCGCCGGGGTCGCGGCGACGCTGGGTGAGACCGGTCATGGCACCGACCTAAGCTCACCGTCGTGGAGACGTACACCCCCGCCGAAGTGGCCCAGCTGATCGGCGTCTCGGCCAACCGGGTCCGCCAGCTGGTCAACGACCGCAAGCTGATGGCGGTCCCCGGCAGCGGCAAGGGCAAGATCCCGGTCGACTTCGTCCTGGACGGCGAGATCCTGCGGCACCTGCCCGGCCTGATCACCGTCCTCGCCGACGGCGGGTTCGACGAGCAGGAGATCTTCGAGTGGCTGTTCCGGGAGGACGAGTCGCTGCCGGGCACCCCGGTGCAGGCGCTGCGCGACGACCGGCACACCGAGGTCACCCGGCGGGCGCAGGCCTCCGCGTTCTGAGCCGCGCCCGGGCGACCTGGGCGGCGGTCAACCGCCGGGCGAACACCGCGGCCCGGCGGGGCTTGGACACCGTCACCCGCTGGTCGAGCACCCGGTAGTCCGCCCGCTCGATGGCACCCAGGATGCCGCCGTACAGGTCGGTGGCGGCCCGCACGCAGTCCCTCGACTCCGGGGCGAGCATCGGGGTGCCCGGCGCCGCGTCGTCGTACCGGCGGCGGACGACGTCGACCATCTCCCGCATCAGCTGCCGGAACCGGTCGTCGAACCGCTTGGCCTCCAGCTGCTCCCGGGTGACCCCGTGGGCGGCCATCAGGTCCTCGGGCAGGTAGACCCGGCCGCGGTCGACGTCCTCGCCGACGTCGCGCAGGAAGTTGGTCAGCTGGAACGCCTCGCCCAGCGCGATCGCGTGCGGGGCGGCCTCCTCGCGGCTGACGCCTCGCGCCGTCCCCAGCACGGGCAGGACCTGCAGGCCGATGACCGAGGCCGAGCCCCACATGTAGCGGTCCAGGGCGTCGAGGTCGGCGTAGCCGGTGACGTCGAGGTCGCTGGTCATCGCGGCCAGGAAGTCGATGAAGTGCTCGAGCGGGATGTCGTAGCGGCGCACGGTGTGCACCAGCGC
This sequence is a window from Geodermatophilaceae bacterium NBWT11. Protein-coding genes within it:
- a CDS encoding helix-turn-helix domain-containing protein; this translates as METYTPAEVAQLIGVSANRVRQLVNDRKLMAVPGSGKGKIPVDFVLDGEILRHLPGLITVLADGGFDEQEIFEWLFREDESLPGTPVQALRDDRHTEVTRRAQASAF
- a CDS encoding phytoene/squalene synthase family protein, giving the protein MNQAQRQEQLDAAYAVCRGIAAEHGKSYFLATRLLTPDRRPAVHALYAAARVADDIVDVGADLPGRDPEGELLTWSKAALAEVEAGWSDDPVRLALVHTVRRYDIPLEHFIDFLAAMTSDLDVTGYADLDALDRYMWGSASVIGLQVLPVLGTARGVSREEAAPHAIALGEAFQLTNFLRDVGEDVDRGRVYLPEDLMAAHGVTREQLEAKRFDDRFRQLMREMVDVVRRRYDDAAPGTPMLAPESRDCVRAATDLYGGILGAIERADYRVLDQRVTVSKPRRAAVFARRLTAAQVARARLRTRRPAPAG